tttaagatTTTCCTCTTTCGTAGCTGATGTGACAAAGCTAGTATTTAATAGTTAATTTGGTATAGGAAATAAGTAGGAAGTCAGAGCCCACAATTTCCAAGATATATGTGATGTCTACAAAATAATCTTTTTTAAGTAGAAAACTTTCGACATCACTACTATGTAGCAAATGAAATGTAAAATTAAGACTCAAGACAACTCATTTTATGTTTACATATGGATTCAAGGGAGAATAATAACAAAAGGATAAACAAgaaatttactataaaaaaattaaaatccaactTAAAAAAGGTTAACACACTTAATAAACTTTCTTACTGAAAAGATTCCGCAAGTTAAAAAAGTTACTACCGCTTCCGACGTTAGGGCCGTTGGTTCTACCATTTCCGCCGCTGCCGCCGTTTGGGTCGGTAACAATGCCGGCAACCGTGGCACTGTTATTGTCGATTCTACAATTCAAATGATGCTTATACCCAATACACATTGGCACATTCAAATTCAAGACCCTGGCTTTGTTACTGTTGTTGTTGCCACTGTTCCCAATTTTACCGCGACGAGTTTCGGTAACTTCTTTTCTACCGCTACCTTTTTCAGCGGTCCGGGCCATAACATCGGAGCTCTTAACAGCGGAACCTCCACGACGAACCTGCCAAACCGGGCTGCTTCGACCCAAATGAACCCCTGCCCTGCTGGGACTGCTCGGCCATTTCCTAGACTTGGATTCACCCGCTGAGTTGCTGCGGGAACATGGAGCGCTACTTACTTTCCGTGTACCGGCGGTCATCCTGGGTCTGGTCCCGCCCGTACCTGCGGATCTGCTCCTTGAAAAGGGCCATATGTTTATATTCAACTCAGCTGGACTCCCTCCGCTTTGACtctgatttttcttttctttcttcttctctttctctttctctttatcCTTGTCTTGTTGATTTTTGCTTCCGTTTTTGCCCTTTTCTTTTTTGAAGATATCCCTCCACCGTTTCGAAGCTGATAAAACAGGCAGCGACTGGGATGTTATACGAGGACCGGCTTCGGGTTCCTGGTCGGGTACAGAAGGTTCTGACGCGGCGGGTGGATTCTGCTCGGTTAGTGGGTTTTCTTCGGGTTGTTTGCTGGCTAAGAGATGGAGAGGACGGAGAACACCGTTAACGAAGAGTTCATCGGCGGAGATTAGATCGGGTTGAGGAAAAGACGGGTTTCTAACCATCCAAAACTCGAATTCGGGTGAACTTGAATGGCTGCTCGTACTGCTTCTTCTTCCACTGCTACATGGTGATAGATTTTTGGGTTCTTTGTTTACAGTTCTTTGGCTCTCCATTTCTCTTTGGAATAAGAAAAAGAAACTTTGAAGAGAATAAAAAAGGTGAGAATTTATTATGTTCTTTTAAGAGGAAAGGAAAGATGAGCGTTTTGTTTTTTAGTGAATGACTAGAAAGAGggaaccaaaaaaaaagaatgagAGAAAGTATTAAATAAATGATAGAGAAAAATAGGGGGTCTTAGGAATTACAAATTTTGGGTCCATTTATTTGAGTACTAAAAAAAgttgtaattatattttaatataaattataattacataattatataatttatattttttttaaatattaattttaataaaaatttattagaatgacaaaaaaaagataaaaattaaaataaaattattatatgcattatgttagtttaaaattttagttaataatacgattaataataaaaataacaagaaaaataaacattatataaaattaGTCTAATTGTTCTAGTGTTTTGTATTTTGTTGgattatttcctttttaatatttaatataaatttattttcattaaatgTTAGTCATTGATCGGGTTCATAATTATCAGATTTTGAAATTATACTATTAAGATTATTAATACCTTTTTCTTTTATGTACTCTTCGAAATATGAACCATCCAAATCCACTTATGAATGAAGCTATAGAGTATATAACATGCTAGTACGATCCaccattattttttatgttacgtTAAGATGATATTGttaatacaaaaaatattttttataacaataaATGTCCTATCAACTACATTTCGAATCCTTgaatatttcaaaagaaaattttcgTGAGTCATCTTCGGTGCTTGTGTTTAGCTCAATTCCCTTAAATGGTATCATATCCCACAATATAGTGCAAGaaaactgtaacagcccgttttcagtgaaatcgaaacagtggtttcgggaccacaaatacgagtccgaaaataaaatttttttaatattattttatggtctgcattatgctagaaatgtcgtatgaaaattttgttaagaaaactttaccgattacatgtttaattgataaaaggaccaaattgcataaaatgcaaaagttgagttctagtagctatatgtatcaaatagctatggaattcaaagtttgaggtccttatatgacaaatagaccattaagagaagttagtaaataaggatgatgattcatccatgaaaatttaactaaagaaaatgatgaaattggaaataaaagattttaaaagatgataattgattaaattatgaaaatatcatctttttcatcatctttctcaaaaaaaatttttatgaaaactcTAGCTAAGAGAAAAGAGTTCAAGCAAGCttacttggcttaattgggtaagtattcaagtcccgtttttagtaatttttatattttcgagatcataATTACCTAATCAAGCTATCTTGaggatttatttgtaaagttATTGAGgtattaaagtttttccatggatgaatataggTGAATTGTGAAgttttatggtataaaatgaaaggttgttgatagataaacaacttttgttaaaggaattttgatgaaaatgtgatttaatgattaaattgtaaatgtgtaaaatttatggaaaatttatgaatttgtgaattacatgggctgtaaatgttaaatgaaaattttagctaggcttggaataaggattaaattgcatgaatttcattttccgagcctagggacaaaattggaattaattaaaagtataggggcaaaattgtactTTTACCTAAGATGTaagttggattgaattgaatatgagatgtgttaaattgatgttaaattcatttatacagATCCGAAAAGATCAAAtaaagagttagatcgaggaaaagaaaaagtatcagattagtagatCTCCGTATAAGAGCAAgtgacgaggtaagttcgtaatgTGATGACTTCATTAGAATGTTTGTTAAATGCTTTGATTATGCCTAAAATGTGATTACGAGATTTTCATTAATGTATATGAATGTTATAAAACTTTGATTATTGTAAAATAATGCTTAAGTCAAAGTAAAAATTAGTTGGAACAATGGCTTTGAGTACTTTTGTTCAGAGGCCAAAACGAATTGACgaaaaagaccatggttagaccatgTTTAATAGAGAAAATTGATGAAATgatatttaatcatgttttaagacatgagaaaggtttgttgaaatgacatgaaatgtatgaaagaaatcatgaaagagtaaaatttgcaataaaacagttttgggtaGCAGCagttgtataactttgaaaaatcactaaaaatttatgGGAAATCgcattagaggttgaataagtcatgaaattaaagctcattgattctagtttcacataaaagaaacagtgtaagcaaaagaatctcgtattatgagatatttgaatttttgttagataaggtcagaatgatttcagaatcccctgttctgactttgaaaaacaataaaaattgtataaaaatatttatgggttagaatttacaTGATTAAACTTCTTAATGAGTttgttttcaagagaaacaaacagaaatatcatccgaatctcgtattaagagataattaatttttagctaAGAAGGATCGGAACTATAAGACGACAGAACAATGACGactttgaagaattaactgtacttattgactaaaccaaaaattctgaaaattttatggtaagaatatctgtgagtctagtttcagaaaaatcaagtggatcttaatttagagttttgtagcgtaggatataaataatttagtgactatgattcgagtagacagcttgatgtcaacatgagtaaatagtggaactatgtgaaattttgagtgtattatcttgagaacatgttgtgaggattggtaaaagcatgttaaCAGATTGATTAttaattacatatcaacttactaaactttaatgCTTACTCAATTTTTTTCTTCGTGTTTTATAGAGGTTTGTTAGCTAGCTAGCTCGATTCGAACGACGTTAGAGAtaagcatcacactatccagtcgACTTCTCGGCACTTTTGAAGTCATGGAAGTtgtgtaaatatggcatgtataggctagtttaggGGAATATGTTTTTGGTTACTTTAGCTTATTGTATAGTTATGTGTTTCGATGTTCttaagccatgagatttggcttagtTGTTAAAATGGTTAAATGTGGATAAGATAATATTTGTTAAATGTTTGATGAATTACTGATCTGAACTGAGTTgaaagtccggtaatgcctcttaacctattccggcgacggttacaggTTAAGGATGTTACAAAAACCTTTTGTATTTGCATAATTAACATTTACCATATAATATTTGAGTCTATGGTACAAATAGTCTacaactttaattataaaaaatatataaaaaaaatggaaaaaagaacTATGCTATGTTATAActctttttataatatgtaaataaagtgaacaaataatataaaatttataatatataatgtttataataaaaaaaggttttataaagtgttgaataaatttcacaacacttcttctgaataatataaaatttttttgcaATAAATTTAGaaagttttttttacaaataaattataataaaaacgtAACTTTTTTTATGGACaagtatattatttaataatatatagcATGACCACATAAATAAGTcatatctatatatttttacaattatttttttataaatatatattataacacttttataacatataaattattttttataataaacttctTGAccataaacttttttaaaaaacgtTAGGATTTAAAGATTATTTTTTGTTAGAATTTTAAATGCGcataaattattgttttaatttttttaaagatttataatataataaatcgTTAGTCATAacaattcaaacattcatatgTGTTCATACTTATAATGTAACAAAAAATATAACTTaaacttgtataaaaaaatttaaattgaatttggatGTCCTACGTAATTACTTCAATTCTCACACTCCTcctaagaattaaaaaaatataacatcCAATTCAGTAGGATCCATCAATTacaattattattctaatataccataattatataattacaaataattatatctaAATCCAATTATTACactttctaaaataaaaacactGCGTTTTAGTTGAATGTAATTTTACTAAAGGGTTTTAATTATGAAAGGCAATTTTGGCTATTAGAATCTAAAATTGTACATTAGATTCTCCAGCTTTTTttcatatctttaaaaataatggattaataatattattaatttaagtaACATGGCTGCCATTTAcactttttctttactttatctAAGTGAATAATCAATTGTCTATGTTGATAACAACAATAAAGTCTCAATAATATTAGTATCGAAggcaaaatttaatttttatttttaattttcagtaTATTTATTATAACGAGCTTAGTAATTAAtcatttacattttataaattcattaaatgATAGGTGCTGATCACGACTCGATATGAAAATCTAATCCTCGActattaattaagataaaaaaatcacCTCTTATTATTTCTTCAAGTAATCGTTAACAAGATTGCTAAaaggtaaattacattttatcaGTGGTAATGGAATTTATGATCACCTTTACATATGCTACACATATTTAGGTATACATCTTGTCATCATCATTGTGGCATCCAATgttcataaatttgaaattaaaggtCTTTTAGTGTTATAGAATAGCATGACCGTTTGATCCTTGAAGCTAGGAAGTTGATATGCTAGATTCTCGATGATTATTTCcttggaaaaaaatgaaaatggaaaatgatatAGAAGTTGGATTTATATGAAACATATGCAAGTGGGTTGACCTTAAGTGCAATAAGGGCAGTCCCAATGTGAAAGTGATGCCATTGCATGACGGCATGTGATGTGgggatatatatgtatgtgtatacgaAGAAAAATAGCAAAgctaaatttaacataaaaacttAATTACTCTCGAATTATATCATTAACACGTGCTTTTACAcagataaaatatgaaaaaatctATGAATTAGGAGACAAACTAAATCATAACCAAAGGATTCTTGCCCCGCTACTGTTCATTTGATACCTAGGTAATTCTCTCCCTCACCCGTCACCACCAACCTAATCgctgctattattattattaacataaaatGACTCTAACATGGATAGCTAATAAGCAATGAAAAATGAAACCTGTTACTAGAATATTCATTTTTTCCAGGGATTAAAATTTAACAACACTTTTGACTTTAAAAAagccttttttttcccttcttttcttgTTCCTTTTTACGAGAATGTCAAAACTTAGAACTAGCTTTTTTGGATGAAAGTGTATATAATAAAGAAAAAGTAATGTAACAAAGGAGTTGGAGAAAGCCCGAACAACGTAATATAAAATGATGAACAAAATACTTTACTGGATAAAAAGAATGTTGATGTTTAGCAGATCCCACAGGGGGAATAGAAAAAACAGTAAACCAATGAATCTGAAGCATGTGATGAACATAAGTCAAATGggtattaaagaaagaaaaagaaaaatggaagggtGGAAACATTGCAAATTCATAAGTGAGGGGACTTAACTAAAATGACAACTTAAACTGGGACCCCAAGGGGAAGGGGTAAGTGGCTGCGTTGTAAGGATAATGGTGGGATGGTGAAATAGTGTGGGGACTAGGAATCTAAAAGGAGTGAAAGAATGAGAAAAATAGGAGACTGGTTGAGGTTTTTTTTGAGCTGATGGTTTTTGTCTGTCACCAAAATGATGAGCCATGTGCAAGCCTAGTAAAAATTACCCATTATTTCATTTGTTGAAGTTGGGTCCCGTATTTCCTCCCAAATggccccaattttttttttttgattttaacTGCCTTCTACCATTGTTTTAGCCGTAAAAGTATAACCAACGCTTTTATATTTAGagttaattcaaaaaataattaaataaattataacgTCTCGATAGTTAGGAGTGTCAGAAAGTACTTTATCAGGACTTCATTTTCGTAaattagactcgtaaatatttattaaaaacatttacgaagctagttgtgtagttaattagggtttggttaagtgaatttgcttgaattaagagtaattaagtataaaaactaaattgcatatagggtgaaagttgaattatagattaaagaataattaaaagaactaaaGAAAGAATTATGCCATTGTTCTGTAATGAGGCGACATAagtgtaaaatttatatatattattaataaattaaaaataaaatatatattataatatgttttacttaatatttaagtaaatgtatataatataataataaagtaagtataataaaagaatgaatgaataaaaaaaatgagagaaagccaacaaaatcagaaagatagaaaagaaaaagggaaagaaagaaaggactcATGGCAAgggttttaaaaatttcaaagttaattggttagttaatttagttttttttgtaatttttatattttcggaaTTTCAATGTTAAGTACTATtcgacccatgtcaaaattttagcaattattgagtttttaagtgttgttaatgttgaataattttagtattaggaattaaattgatagatttttaagttaaaaataaaaaatgattaaattgtagaatgaattgtaaattttgagttgtatgaactaaattgtgaaaaattcaaaatttatggatttaagaGAAAATAggaagttaaatttagtttaaagtgaaaattgtatgaaaatataaaattaattgtgaataataaaatttatgtattggtttagggactaaattataatttaggcaaatattgaataaaaattgaaatattcaatataaaattgaattgtgttgtactgatgatttttttttggtgaagAAAATAACAAACTAATGAATTACAAAATAAACTTAAGCATAAAAACTGCCTGTATGCCTATCCCTATCAAGAAAGGAATTAGTAATTTCGGGTGGAACACCGAACACCTACAGGTTAGGTTTTTCCATCAAAGCTTGCTTAGCTAAGCAATCCGCAACCTGATTATACTCCCTCGGAATATATCTCAGAATCCAATGATTTTCTTGAGACAAAATATTACAGATTCGCCTAATCAAAGCTGAGTTGGACTTAATAGAAGAGCTGCCGAGGATGCTTTTGACAACTTCCAAGCTATCAGTCTCAATAGTGACATGAACATGTACTCTGCGTTGGATAATTTTAAGACCGTCGAGAATGCCCAGAGCTCCGCATAAAAAACTGAACATTTTCCCAGGAAGCGATGATATCCAACGATCCAATTTCCTTCCTTATCACGAACAACTCCCCTACAGCAGCAAGACCAGATCCCAATTGCATTGCTCTATCAGTGTTGAGAAGAATCAAATCCTCAAATATATGCACTTTCATAGGGAGTTGAATGGATCCGTTATGAGCCTTATGCGGTACAGAAAAAACTAAATCGCCCAAATATAAGATCTTTGAATAATCTCATTTGGATTCCAAGGTTTGCCTTGAAAGATGTATAAGTTCTGCTTTTTCCAAATGCACCAAATAATCAGACCATAAAGACATGCCCAGCTAGCTCCTCCCTCGTGAACCAACCTATCCACCTGCAAATTAAGAAAGAACCAGTCCTGAAAAGGAAGAGACAAAAATTTTTCAAGAAACTTACCTGGGTTAACTTGGAACCAAACATCCTTAGCAGCCGGACAATCACATGGAATGTGCAAAATATCCTCTGTATGAGAACCACAAATGGAACAGGAGGGATCATCCGAAAGACCTCTTCTAATTCTTTTAACATTACTAAGAACTCTTCCTTGTAAAATCATCCAAATAAAAATACGAACCTTTTGGGGACCAAAAAACTACCATACATTATTCCACTTTTCATCTACCGGATTCCAAACACCTTTCTTGAGGTTCGTATAAGCTGACTTAACCGAAAAAACACCAGACGAAGTGTGGCTCCAAGAAATTCTATCTGGACCTTTCGAATCATGAGGAGGAGGAATACCCTTAATAACCTAGATAATATCATTAGAAAGCCCAACTCTAAAAAGATCAAAATTCCACGAACCATCTTCAGTAGTCCTCTCATGCCTTAAACACTCATAATTTATATTAACATCAGGAGAAATAAGATTTCCGAGGGACCCAATATTAGGAATCCAATTATCCTTCCAGCATTGAATTTTTTGACCATTTCCAACGACCAATGCAAGTTTTCACGAAATAAGTCCCAAATTTTTTAGAGGGACTTCTATAAGAATGAGCTCCCATATCTAATGATAGAAACAGGTAACTCATCTTGCACACGGTATCTCGATCTAAGCAtacaaacccaaaaagcttcattGCCAGACACCAATTTAAAACCCAacttcattaaaaaatatatattttgatccCGAAGATTCCTCAGACCAAGACCTCTACACATCTTTGGTTGACAAATCGAATCCTAACCAACCAAAGTCATCTTCTTTTTCCCCTCAGATGAACCACATATAAACTGCTTGACTAAACTTTCTATTTCATCCAGAGTCTTCCTAGGTATGAAGTAGCTAGGGATAGATTTAAGCACAGATTAAGCTAGAGTACTTCATCCTGTTAAAGAGAGCGTTTTGGCTTCCAAACTTTGAAGCTTACCAAGAACTTTTTCCACCACGAACTGAAAGGTACTACTAGTAACCCTTTGGTGAAGAAGGGTAACTCCAAGGTATTGACCAAGATTATGAACTCTCGAACCAAAAAAACTACTAATCGAGTCCACAAAAGACTCATCCACAGCTTAAGAGAAAAAGTGTTGGTATATCTTGCATTAATTTTGTGCCCGGATAACAAGCAAAATCTATCCAGAATACCTTTCAAAATTTTGCAATGCTTCAAATATGCTCTACTAAAGATAACAAAATTATCGGTGAAAAACAGATGTGATATACTGGGACCATCTCTAGAAAGACGAATAGGATtccaatttccttccaaaattttgaaaaacagaTGTGATATACTAAATTAGATGTCATGGCTACTCCATACAAAGCACAAAGAGATAAGGAAAAAGAGGACAACATTGGCGGATACTTCTAACaggtttaaattttgaaagagGAACTCCATTCCACATAACCTGCATAGTGGAATTAGAAATAGAGGTCATAATGACATTAACAATATACTCAAGGATACTTGCCGCACGTAGAGAAGCGTCAATAAGCTCTCAGCTAACTCTATCATGTGCTTTCTCTAAGTCGATTTTAATCGCCATTCATTTCCTCTTTTCCTGACATATCATAGAATGAATGACCTCTTTAgctatgatgatgttttcattaATATTCCTGCCTGTAATAAAACGAGCTTGTTCCTGCGCAataattttaggaaaaatatatttaaaccaGTTAGCTATAACCTTGATCGTTAATTTATAAAGCACTGAACAGAGACTAATTGGTTTGAATTAACCAAAGTTTCAGGATTCTTAATTTTCAGAATTAGGACGATTAAACTATTATTTATCTCAGGCTTAATGGTAGCATCGTCGAACACCTTTAAAATCCAGTCACATACAGCTCCCCCAATTGAGTCCCACTGCTTTTTGAAGAAAATGGCGTGAAAACCATCACTCCCCGGAGCTTTAAACGGAACCATGGCGAACAGGGCCTCCTTAATTTCTTCATTAGAAATCAGTTTCCCCAAGAAACTGATATCACTAGAATCAAGTTAGGGAGAAGCGGTCGGAGGTAGAAAACCTAAAGGTGCAGGAATTTCTCTATAGAGCCTTTGAAAAAATTCATTCGCTTCACCTTCAATGACTTCAGGATCTTAAATTCAATTACCATCAGAATTGCGAATAGCAAAAATGTGATTTTGTTTCGTCCTTTGTAAAGCACGAGAGTGGAAAAATTTAGTATTCCGATCCCCTAACTTCAAGCAGTCACACCTCACTTTTTGTTTCCAAATGAGCTCTTCATGGTAAATGACATTCTCAAGTTCTTGACGAAGAGACAACTCAACTTGAATAAAACTATTAGAACTAGACTAATCATTTCTCTCCTGGAGTCTGGCAATTCTTTTGATAAAGTCTCTCTTACGAGTGGTTGTGTTTCCAAAAACGATTTTATTTCACTCATTGAGATGAAGAGTGAGTTTACTAAGAGAATTCGAAATATTACCAGAGTACTCCCaattattctttaaaaatttgCCAAAATCCGGATGTTCAAC
The genomic region above belongs to Gossypium hirsutum isolate 1008001.06 chromosome D05, Gossypium_hirsutum_v2.1, whole genome shotgun sequence and contains:
- the LOC121217767 gene encoding uncharacterized protein, with the protein product MESQRTVNKEPKNLSPCSSGRRSSTSSHSSSPEFEFWMVRNPSFPQPDLISADELFVNGVLRPLHLLASKQPEENPLTEQNPPAASEPSVPDQEPEAGPRITSQSLPVLSASKRWRDIFKKEKGKNGSKNQQDKDKEKEKEKKKEKKNQSQSGGSPAELNINIWPFSRSRSAGTGGTRPRMTAGTRKVSSAPCSRSNSAGESKSRKWPSSPSRAGVHLGRSSPVWQVRRGGSAVKSSDVMARTAEKGSGRKEVTETRRGKIGNSGNNNSNKARVLNLNVPMCIGYKHHLNCRIDNNSATVAGIVTDPNGGSGGNGRTNGPNVGSGSNFFNLRNLFSKKVY